From a region of the Agrobacterium tumefaciens genome:
- a CDS encoding helix-turn-helix domain-containing protein, with the protein MGGKTDQTDWARLHAMTDEEAEINALADPDNRPLSAEQFTTAKRMPRIKIIRRALKLTQEEFSARYHIPLGTLRDWEQGRSEPDQPTRAYLRVIAVDPEGTAAALRKGAA; encoded by the coding sequence ATGGGTGGTAAAACAGATCAAACCGACTGGGCTCGTCTTCACGCAATGACCGATGAAGAAGCGGAAATTAATGCTCTGGCCGACCCCGACAATCGTCCTCTCTCCGCAGAACAGTTTACCACTGCAAAAAGAATGCCTCGCATAAAAATCATTCGACGCGCATTGAAGCTGACACAAGAAGAGTTTTCGGCCCGATACCATATTCCGCTTGGAACGCTTCGCGACTGGGAACAGGGCCGTAGCGAACCGGATCAGCCGACCAGAGCTTATCTTAGAGTTATTGCTGTCGATCCAGAAGGAACGGCCGCAGCGCTAAGAAAAGGTGCGGCTTGA
- a CDS encoding GNAT family N-acetyltransferase: MNPQFSERSFPTKEDAIEAEAFLSLHRISARDLRPEEHFDCIAISGGCAISLPRAPAIGLNRVLGLGAVEDLDQAYGWMRRRAGNRFLQLNMYTASDKVKNWIQGRDLHEHGPGWAKLTFTAAQRFRAPSPVRTRRVHVREASQFGSMMCSGFNFPPSLIPLWSAIVGKEGWGCFFALDGETPIGTGAIFTFGNYAWLGGGTTHPEFRNRGVQKALIQARTDYGIAEGISTFVVETEVPTAGKPNISYENLRKMGFEHAYDRKNFKFQQ; the protein is encoded by the coding sequence TTGAATCCTCAGTTTTCAGAACGCTCATTCCCAACGAAAGAAGACGCCATTGAGGCTGAGGCTTTCCTCAGTCTGCACAGGATCTCGGCTAGGGATCTGCGGCCCGAAGAGCATTTCGACTGCATTGCCATCAGCGGAGGGTGCGCGATCTCCCTGCCACGCGCGCCGGCGATCGGCCTAAATCGGGTGCTGGGACTAGGCGCTGTCGAGGATCTCGATCAAGCATATGGCTGGATGCGACGAAGGGCAGGCAACCGGTTCCTCCAACTGAATATGTATACTGCCTCGGATAAGGTGAAAAACTGGATTCAGGGCAGGGATCTGCATGAACACGGTCCCGGCTGGGCAAAGCTTACCTTCACCGCTGCCCAGCGCTTTCGCGCACCAAGTCCTGTCCGTACCCGAAGGGTGCACGTTCGCGAGGCGTCGCAGTTCGGATCGATGATGTGTAGTGGCTTCAATTTCCCGCCATCCTTGATCCCTCTTTGGTCAGCCATTGTCGGCAAAGAGGGGTGGGGGTGTTTTTTTGCTCTCGATGGCGAAACGCCAATCGGCACCGGCGCCATTTTCACGTTTGGGAACTATGCGTGGTTGGGTGGCGGTACCACACATCCGGAGTTCCGGAACCGCGGCGTTCAAAAGGCGCTTATCCAGGCTCGCACTGATTACGGCATAGCAGAAGGCATTTCGACATTTGTCGTCGAAACAGAAGTGCCCACAGCTGGCAAACCCAATATTTCCTACGAGAACCTCAGGAAAATGGGGTTTGAGCACGCGTACGACCGTAAAAACTTCAAGTTCCAGCAATGA
- a CDS encoding diguanylate cyclase, translating to MSLWHQLLPNLAVVAITTSIWTLGHRHVEQLRWAARTTIFSVVMAGGVLATMALPFEWLPGVLLDARYTLLAISAYFGGPFAAVLPFATAVIRRLSIGGTGVYTAIPQIVAASAGGVVLHYMFRNHLASTRATAILAVWAGISATAGFYVVYPVANWPSLTLDATGPLAIIVAGATLLSGLAIVQEHRRHAATVENRRYRQVIEALPDCLNAKDEHGQFLLANPATAKMMGTGVNELIGKTDADYYPSETANMFREPEELVLRSGRPVTVEQQFIGLNGSETWLSTLKAPLLDVSGNIIGIVTHNREITDRKRLEQRLARTQTTLIDAIESMADGLAMFDGSGILVLHNRRYHELFPLTADVRVPGKCLREIIRASLERGEEPEAVGNISDLVERTADVLMRNGDRIVKLADGRWIEANSRTTEGGGVMIVYSDVTVNRDRENRLRDLNERLTALASTDSLTGLVNRRAFDDAMRSAVSHAVAKVVPLSVLMIDVDHFKAYNDGYGHVAGDECLQQVAAALSRVFLPFEGAVTARYGGEEFAVILPRALPQEAIAMGAMAVAAVRAQAIEHHFSEKGVVTISIGIATDRGSSEKPAELLKCADAALYAAKAAGRDCARTEEKLSPILIANGAI from the coding sequence ATGAGCCTCTGGCATCAACTCCTTCCGAATCTCGCTGTCGTCGCAATCACCACGTCAATCTGGACACTTGGCCATCGGCACGTCGAACAGCTCAGATGGGCAGCACGGACCACCATCTTCAGCGTCGTGATGGCGGGTGGCGTTCTTGCTACCATGGCACTCCCGTTTGAATGGCTGCCTGGGGTGTTGCTCGATGCGCGGTACACTCTGTTGGCGATATCCGCGTATTTCGGGGGTCCCTTTGCAGCCGTGTTGCCATTCGCAACGGCGGTTATCCGGCGACTGTCGATAGGTGGCACAGGCGTTTACACCGCTATTCCGCAGATCGTCGCTGCCTCCGCAGGTGGTGTCGTCCTGCATTACATGTTCAGAAATCACCTTGCGTCCACGCGCGCGACAGCCATCCTTGCTGTTTGGGCCGGTATAAGTGCGACGGCGGGTTTTTACGTTGTCTACCCGGTCGCCAACTGGCCTTCGCTTACACTCGACGCAACCGGGCCGCTGGCGATCATCGTCGCAGGCGCGACCCTTCTGTCGGGGCTCGCCATTGTGCAGGAACATCGCAGGCACGCGGCCACGGTCGAAAACCGTCGCTATCGGCAAGTGATCGAGGCGCTTCCGGATTGCTTGAACGCAAAGGATGAACACGGGCAGTTCCTTCTGGCAAACCCCGCAACGGCGAAGATGATGGGGACCGGGGTCAATGAACTGATCGGCAAAACCGATGCCGACTACTATCCATCCGAAACTGCGAATATGTTTCGCGAACCGGAAGAACTTGTGCTCAGGTCCGGTCGTCCGGTCACCGTGGAACAACAGTTCATAGGGCTGAACGGGTCGGAGACGTGGCTTTCGACACTCAAGGCGCCACTTCTCGACGTGAGCGGCAATATCATTGGCATCGTTACGCACAATCGTGAGATCACGGATCGGAAACGGCTCGAACAGAGGCTCGCACGCACGCAAACGACCCTAATCGACGCTATTGAAAGCATGGCAGACGGTTTGGCGATGTTTGACGGGAGCGGAATTCTTGTCCTCCACAATCGTCGATATCACGAGCTTTTTCCTTTGACTGCGGATGTTCGGGTGCCTGGCAAGTGTCTCAGGGAAATCATTCGGGCATCACTTGAGCGCGGCGAAGAGCCTGAGGCTGTCGGAAACATTTCTGATCTTGTCGAACGTACTGCCGACGTACTGATGCGCAATGGCGACCGCATCGTGAAACTCGCTGACGGTCGATGGATAGAGGCGAATTCACGCACTACCGAGGGCGGTGGCGTGATGATCGTGTATTCGGACGTTACGGTAAACCGCGACCGTGAGAACCGCCTGAGGGATCTGAATGAAAGACTGACCGCACTGGCGAGCACCGACAGTTTGACAGGGCTGGTCAACCGCCGCGCCTTCGATGACGCCATGCGCTCGGCAGTGTCGCACGCGGTGGCCAAGGTTGTGCCTCTTTCCGTGCTGATGATCGACGTTGATCATTTCAAAGCTTACAACGATGGCTACGGACACGTTGCCGGTGATGAGTGCCTCCAACAAGTCGCTGCGGCGTTGTCCCGTGTTTTCTTGCCGTTCGAAGGTGCGGTGACTGCCAGATACGGCGGTGAGGAGTTTGCCGTTATATTGCCACGTGCTCTCCCGCAGGAAGCGATAGCGATGGGCGCAATGGCCGTGGCCGCCGTTCGGGCTCAGGCAATCGAACACCATTTCAGCGAGAAGGGCGTCGTTACCATCAGCATCGGCATTGCGACGGATCGCGGCTCATCGGAAAAACCAGCCGAACTACTAAAGTGCGCCGACGCAGCACTTTATGCCGCCAAGGCCGCCGGCAGGGACTGCGCGAGGACTGAAGAAAAGCTATCTCCCATTCTCATCGCCAATGGCGCTATCTGA
- a CDS encoding BrnT family toxin — protein MLYFEWDEQKAVANLAKHGVSFETAAHVFNDPFAVDIEERSMEYHEIRRRIVGLGNGLLLTVIYTERSEKVRIISARKSTRAERREYEDDGW, from the coding sequence ATGTTATATTTCGAGTGGGATGAGCAGAAGGCAGTCGCCAATCTTGCCAAGCATGGCGTCAGCTTTGAAACTGCGGCGCATGTCTTCAACGATCCGTTTGCAGTCGATATTGAAGAACGTTCAATGGAGTACCACGAAATCAGAAGGCGTATCGTGGGACTTGGCAATGGATTGCTGCTGACCGTCATTTACACGGAGCGCAGTGAAAAAGTCCGCATCATCTCAGCACGAAAGTCAACACGGGCAGAGCGTAGGGAATATGAAGACGATGGGTGGTAA
- a CDS encoding MBL fold metallo-hydrolase translates to MPQLSRRAFASALPLGLLGGGLIGSALPGLVAAQEPAKALASVTPLAQIRIGRFTVTALTDGYADMPYNFFPGRSPADVEQAAVAQSTARPSGVRFLFNQYLIDDGQRRILIDAGAAGSIGETGKLPQALATLGLKLDQIDAVIVTHMHQDHMGGLIAGGKNNYPKAELYIDRRDVKHWTDPAKRAGAPDYLQTSFQMADEVVRLYPRLQAIDGEREIVPGVSIVDLTGHTPGHIGVRVEDGGKSMIMVSDMIFPVVHPAATDVFFLFEQDRDAAKAMRDRFFPRAAAEGALIAATHMPFPGLGRIVSDRGQTRWEVADWALQD, encoded by the coding sequence ATGCCTCAACTTTCACGCCGTGCCTTCGCCAGCGCTCTTCCTCTTGGCCTTCTAGGCGGTGGGCTGATCGGCAGCGCATTGCCAGGCCTCGTTGCAGCGCAGGAACCCGCAAAGGCGCTGGCCAGCGTCACGCCGCTGGCGCAGATCCGCATCGGTCGCTTTACGGTGACAGCACTGACCGACGGTTATGCCGACATGCCATACAACTTCTTTCCCGGCCGCAGCCCGGCCGATGTGGAGCAGGCAGCCGTCGCCCAGTCTACCGCCCGGCCAAGCGGCGTGCGGTTCCTGTTCAACCAGTATCTGATCGATGATGGCCAACGCCGCATCCTGATCGATGCCGGGGCGGCAGGTTCGATCGGCGAGACCGGCAAGTTGCCGCAGGCGCTTGCCACGCTTGGCCTGAAGCTCGACCAGATCGACGCCGTGATCGTCACGCATATGCACCAGGACCACATGGGCGGTCTGATTGCCGGCGGCAAGAACAATTATCCGAAGGCCGAGCTTTATATCGATCGCCGCGACGTCAAGCACTGGACCGACCCGGCCAAGCGCGCCGGTGCACCGGATTACCTGCAGACCAGCTTCCAGATGGCGGATGAGGTGGTGCGCCTTTACCCCAGGCTGCAGGCGATTGACGGCGAACGTGAAATCGTCCCCGGCGTGTCGATCGTTGACCTGACAGGCCATACGCCCGGCCATATCGGCGTACGGGTGGAAGACGGCGGCAAGAGCATGATCATGGTGTCGGACATGATTTTCCCGGTGGTGCATCCCGCTGCCACGGACGTGTTCTTCCTGTTCGAGCAGGATCGTGACGCCGCGAAGGCGATGCGCGACCGGTTTTTCCCGCGTGCTGCCGCCGAAGGTGCACTGATTGCTGCCACGCACATGCCTTTCCCGGGGCTCGGTCGCATCGTTTCCGACCGTGGGCAGACCCGTTGGGAAGTGGCAGACTGGGCCTTGCAGGATTAA
- a CDS encoding vitamin B12-dependent ribonucleotide reductase: MRIERRFTKPGQSPYAEIDFRKAVSEIKNPDGSIVFRLADIDVPAQFSQVATDVLAQKYFRKAGVPKILKKVEENDVPSFLWRSVADEKAMKDLPEGERYGSETDARQVFDRLAGTWTYWGWKGKYFSSEEDALAFRDELAYMLATQRVAPNSPQWFNTGLHWAYGIDGPGQGHFYVDPFTGKLTKSKSAYEHPQPHACFIQSVEDDLVNEGGIMDLWVREARLFKYGSGTGSNFSYLRGEGEKLSGGGKSSGLMSFLKIGDRAAGAIKSGGTTRRAAKMVVVDADHPDIEAYIDWKVNEEQKVAALVTGSKIVARHLKAIMKACVNCEADNGDCFDPTKNPALKREIRAAKKDQVPENYIKRVIQFAEQGYKDIQFKTYDTDWDSEAYLTVSGQNSNNSVSLKDDFLRAVENDGDWNLTARRDGKVMKTLKARDLWEKISHAAWASADPGLHFNTTMNDWHTSPAAGPIRASNPCSEYMFLDDTACNLASLNLIQFKDAATKNINIADYEHAVRLWTIVLEVSVMMAQFPSRQIAELSYEYRTLGLGYANIGGLLMSSGIPYDSNEGRAIAGALTAIMTGVSYATSAEMAGELGPFPGFAPNRDNMLRVIRNHRRAAQGLAYGYEGLSVNPVALIHADCPDQDLITHATAAWDKALELGEQHGYRNAQTTVIAPTGTIGLVMDCDTTGIEPDFALVKFKKLAGGGYFKIINRAVPDALRSLGYSESQIAEIEAYAVGHGNLNQAPGVNPGTLKAKGFTDEKIEAVNAALKSAFDIKFVFNQWTLGADFLKDTLKVSDEQLSDMTFNLLDHLGFGKKDIEAANVHVCGAMTLEGAPFLKNEHLPVFDCANPCGKIGKRYLSVESHIRMMAAAQPFISGAISKTINMPNDATVEDCGAAYMLSWKLALKANALYRDGSKLSQPLNASLVEDEEDEDALEELIAQPQAAQAVTITEKIIERVVERVTREREKLPNRRQGYTQKAAVGGHKVYLRTGEFGDGRIGEIFIDMHKEGAAFRAMMNNFAIAISLGLQYGVPLEEYVEAFTFTKFEPAGMVIGNDAIKNATSILDYVFRELAVSYLGRHDLAHVDTSDFSNTALGKGIQEGKTNLVSTGWTRGYKPTLVSSNGSERSSSEPKGSATAAPARASASVTSISGNAARKLEPVIAASASEIVAFKRDYEERAKELAEEIAEEALATETEQAATALFSDKAAADAASAKTEAKKVENERRMRSIAQGYTGNMCSECQNFTMVRNGTCEKCDTCGATSGCS; encoded by the coding sequence ATGCGCATTGAACGTCGCTTCACGAAGCCCGGCCAGTCGCCTTACGCGGAGATCGATTTCCGCAAGGCCGTCAGTGAAATCAAGAACCCGGATGGTTCCATCGTGTTCCGTCTGGCGGATATCGACGTTCCCGCGCAGTTCAGCCAGGTTGCGACCGACGTTCTCGCGCAGAAATACTTCCGCAAGGCCGGCGTTCCGAAGATCCTGAAAAAGGTTGAAGAGAACGACGTTCCATCCTTCCTGTGGCGTTCGGTTGCCGACGAAAAGGCCATGAAGGATCTTCCGGAAGGTGAGCGTTACGGCTCTGAAACCGACGCTCGTCAGGTTTTTGACCGTCTTGCCGGCACCTGGACCTATTGGGGCTGGAAGGGCAAATATTTCTCGTCCGAAGAAGATGCCCTCGCCTTCCGTGATGAGCTTGCCTACATGCTGGCCACCCAGCGCGTTGCGCCGAACTCTCCGCAATGGTTCAACACCGGCCTGCACTGGGCCTATGGCATCGACGGTCCTGGCCAGGGCCATTTCTATGTCGACCCCTTCACCGGCAAGCTGACCAAGTCCAAGTCCGCTTACGAACATCCCCAGCCGCATGCCTGCTTCATCCAGTCCGTCGAGGACGATCTGGTCAACGAAGGCGGCATCATGGACCTGTGGGTGCGTGAAGCGCGCCTGTTCAAGTACGGTTCCGGCACCGGCTCCAACTTCTCTTACCTGCGTGGCGAAGGCGAAAAGCTTTCGGGCGGCGGCAAGTCCTCCGGCCTGATGAGCTTCCTCAAGATCGGCGACCGCGCCGCTGGCGCCATCAAGTCTGGCGGCACGACCCGCCGCGCCGCAAAGATGGTTGTTGTCGACGCCGACCACCCGGATATCGAAGCCTACATCGACTGGAAGGTGAACGAAGAGCAGAAGGTTGCGGCTCTCGTGACCGGCTCCAAGATCGTCGCCCGTCACCTGAAAGCGATCATGAAGGCCTGCGTCAATTGCGAAGCCGACAATGGCGATTGCTTTGACCCGACCAAGAACCCTGCCCTGAAGCGCGAAATCCGCGCCGCCAAGAAGGATCAGGTTCCGGAAAACTACATCAAGCGCGTCATCCAGTTCGCCGAACAGGGTTACAAGGACATCCAGTTCAAGACCTACGACACCGACTGGGATTCCGAAGCCTACCTCACGGTATCCGGCCAGAACTCCAACAACTCCGTGTCACTGAAGGATGACTTCCTGCGCGCGGTCGAAAACGACGGCGACTGGAACCTGACGGCACGCCGCGACGGCAAGGTCATGAAGACCCTGAAGGCGCGCGACCTGTGGGAAAAGATTTCGCATGCCGCATGGGCATCGGCAGATCCCGGCCTGCACTTCAACACGACCATGAACGACTGGCACACCAGCCCGGCTGCCGGCCCGATCCGCGCATCCAACCCGTGCTCGGAATACATGTTCCTCGACGATACGGCCTGCAACCTTGCTTCGCTGAACCTCATTCAGTTCAAGGATGCCGCCACCAAGAACATCAACATTGCCGATTACGAACATGCGGTTCGTCTGTGGACGATCGTTCTCGAAGTTTCGGTCATGATGGCGCAGTTCCCGTCCCGCCAGATTGCCGAACTCTCCTACGAGTACCGCACACTCGGCCTCGGCTACGCCAACATCGGCGGCCTGCTGATGTCGTCGGGCATTCCTTATGACAGCAACGAGGGCCGCGCGATTGCCGGTGCTCTGACAGCGATCATGACCGGCGTGTCCTATGCGACCTCGGCTGAAATGGCGGGTGAGCTTGGTCCGTTCCCGGGCTTTGCACCGAACCGCGACAACATGCTGCGCGTCATCCGCAACCACCGCCGTGCAGCGCAGGGCCTGGCTTACGGTTATGAAGGCCTGTCGGTGAACCCGGTTGCGCTGATCCACGCTGATTGCCCGGACCAGGACCTCATCACCCATGCAACCGCTGCCTGGGACAAGGCACTCGAGCTTGGCGAACAGCACGGCTACCGCAACGCCCAGACCACCGTTATCGCGCCGACCGGCACGATCGGCCTCGTCATGGATTGCGACACGACCGGCATCGAGCCTGACTTCGCGCTGGTAAAGTTCAAGAAGCTTGCCGGTGGCGGTTATTTCAAGATCATCAACCGCGCTGTTCCCGATGCACTGCGTTCGCTCGGTTACTCCGAAAGCCAGATCGCCGAGATCGAGGCTTACGCAGTTGGCCACGGCAACCTGAACCAGGCTCCGGGCGTCAACCCCGGTACGCTGAAGGCAAAGGGCTTCACCGACGAGAAGATCGAAGCTGTCAACGCTGCTCTCAAGAGCGCCTTCGACATCAAGTTCGTCTTCAACCAGTGGACGCTTGGCGCAGACTTCCTCAAGGACACGCTGAAGGTTTCCGACGAGCAGCTGTCCGACATGACCTTCAACCTGCTGGACCATCTCGGTTTCGGCAAGAAGGACATTGAAGCGGCCAACGTGCACGTTTGCGGCGCGATGACGCTGGAAGGCGCACCGTTCCTCAAGAACGAACATCTGCCTGTTTTCGATTGCGCCAACCCCTGCGGCAAGATCGGCAAGCGTTATCTCTCGGTGGAATCCCACATCCGCATGATGGCTGCTGCCCAGCCGTTCATCTCGGGTGCGATCTCCAAGACGATCAACATGCCGAACGACGCAACCGTTGAAGATTGCGGCGCAGCCTACATGCTGTCCTGGAAACTGGCGCTGAAGGCCAACGCACTTTACCGCGATGGTTCCAAGCTCTCGCAGCCGCTCAATGCCTCGCTGGTCGAGGATGAAGAGGACGAGGATGCACTGGAAGAGCTGATCGCTCAGCCACAGGCAGCCCAGGCCGTGACCATCACGGAAAAGATCATCGAGCGCGTTGTCGAGCGTGTGACCCGTGAGCGTGAAAAGCTGCCGAACCGCCGCCAGGGTTACACCCAGAAGGCTGCTGTCGGTGGACACAAGGTCTACCTGCGCACCGGCGAATTCGGTGATGGCCGTATTGGTGAGATTTTCATCGACATGCACAAGGAAGGCGCTGCTTTCCGTGCGATGATGAACAACTTCGCCATCGCCATCTCGCTTGGCCTGCAATACGGCGTGCCGCTGGAAGAGTATGTGGAGGCCTTCACCTTCACCAAGTTCGAACCGGCTGGGATGGTCATCGGCAACGACGCAATCAAGAACGCCACGTCGATCCTCGACTACGTGTTCCGTGAACTCGCCGTTTCCTACCTCGGCCGTCACGACCTCGCACATGTCGATACGTCGGACTTCTCGAACACGGCACTCGGCAAGGGCATCCAGGAAGGCAAGACCAACCTCGTTTCCACCGGCTGGACCCGTGGTTACAAGCCGACGCTGGTTTCCAGCAACGGCAGCGAGCGTTCGTCTTCCGAGCCTAAAGGTTCCGCAACCGCAGCACCTGCCCGCGCTTCGGCCAGCGTGACCTCGATTTCCGGCAATGCAGCCCGCAAGCTGGAACCGGTCATCGCAGCCTCGGCTTCCGAAATCGTCGCCTTCAAGCGCGACTACGAGGAACGCGCCAAGGAACTGGCGGAAGAGATTGCCGAAGAAGCTTTGGCAACCGAAACCGAACAGGCAGCAACAGCCCTCTTCTCCGACAAGGCAGCAGCCGACGCCGCATCTGCCAAGACGGAAGCCAAGAAGGTCGAAAACGAACGCCGGATGCGCTCCATCGCACAGGGCTACACGGGCAACATGTGCTCCGAGTGCCAGAACTTCACCATGGTGCGCAACGGCACCTGCGAGAAGTGCGACACATGCGGCGCGACGAGCGGTTGCTCTTGA
- a CDS encoding nuclear transport factor 2 family protein: protein MIDAERPPFPPFTFESAVEKVRLAEDGWNSRDPARVALAYTRDSQWRNRAEFVTGRDAIVAFLSEKWRRELDYRLIKELWAFGGNRIAVRFAYEWHDDSGNWFRSFGNENWEFDDSGLMRKRHACINDLPIKAEDRRFQWPLGRRPDDHPGLSEFGF from the coding sequence ATGATCGACGCTGAACGACCGCCTTTTCCCCCTTTCACGTTTGAAAGCGCAGTTGAAAAGGTCAGGCTGGCTGAGGATGGCTGGAACAGTCGCGATCCTGCGAGGGTTGCCTTGGCTTACACCAGGGACAGCCAGTGGCGGAACCGTGCCGAGTTTGTCACAGGGAGGGACGCAATCGTCGCATTTCTTTCAGAAAAATGGCGACGTGAGCTCGATTACCGGTTGATCAAGGAACTCTGGGCGTTTGGCGGCAACCGAATAGCTGTCAGATTTGCTTACGAATGGCATGACGACAGTGGGAACTGGTTCCGGTCGTTCGGAAACGAGAACTGGGAATTCGACGATAGTGGCCTGATGCGAAAACGGCATGCCTGCATCAACGACCTGCCCATCAAGGCAGAAGACCGGCGTTTCCAGTGGCCGCTCGGCCGCAGGCCGGATGACCATCCCGGTCTCAGCGAATTCGGTTTTTAG
- a CDS encoding alpha/beta hydrolase — MTLTVGDTSDKSITVVLVHGAFVDASGWRQVFEILSREGYEVLVVQNSAVSLSADVERTRQVIADASNPVVLVGHSYGGAVITEAGTDEKVVCLVYLAAFVPEIGESVFDLASQAAHGAEKAPLLPPTDGFIRVDSAKFPAAFAADVEPALTHFMAVAQRPWGLEAVQGKISATAWKNKPSYYLLATDDRMIPPEAQGKMAVRAGAKIVEVRSSHAVMLSQPEKVAALITTAAENQAT; from the coding sequence ATGACCCTTACCGTTGGAGATACCAGCGACAAATCCATCACAGTCGTTCTCGTGCACGGAGCATTTGTCGATGCGTCCGGATGGCGCCAGGTTTTTGAGATCCTTTCGCGTGAGGGCTACGAAGTTCTTGTCGTTCAGAACTCTGCTGTCAGTTTGAGCGCTGATGTCGAGCGCACGCGGCAGGTGATCGCTGATGCGTCCAATCCGGTTGTTCTCGTCGGTCATTCCTATGGTGGAGCCGTGATCACTGAAGCCGGAACCGATGAAAAGGTAGTGTGCCTGGTTTATCTGGCTGCCTTCGTGCCGGAGATCGGGGAGTCGGTATTCGATCTGGCCTCGCAGGCGGCTCATGGGGCGGAGAAAGCTCCCCTCTTGCCGCCGACTGATGGATTTATCCGGGTGGACAGCGCGAAGTTTCCTGCCGCCTTTGCCGCGGATGTTGAACCCGCTCTGACGCATTTTATGGCCGTCGCCCAGCGACCTTGGGGGCTGGAGGCGGTGCAGGGAAAAATCAGTGCAACGGCTTGGAAAAACAAGCCTTCCTATTACCTGCTCGCCACCGACGATCGAATGATCCCCCCTGAAGCGCAGGGGAAGATGGCCGTGCGGGCAGGTGCGAAAATAGTGGAAGTGCGCAGCAGTCATGCGGTGATGCTGTCGCAGCCTGAAAAGGTCGCAGCCCTAATAACAACCGCGGCTGAAAACCAAGCAACTTAG
- a CDS encoding pyridoxamine 5-phosphate oxidase — protein sequence MPYHFLEVAVTPSVRAAQADMGVDQIWLGTHNRPSDAFTDDEIAFIASLDSFYMASVSETGWPYVQHRGGKIGFLKVIDRQTMAFADYRGNRQYISAGNLAANDRACLFLMDYVRRARLKIYVHVERLALDADPELTELVSDQTYKGRPERVFKLRLEAFDWNCPQHITPRYTEQQVEQAVAPLRERLQRLEIENANLRARLENPER from the coding sequence ATGCCATATCATTTCCTTGAGGTTGCCGTGACGCCGAGCGTCAGAGCGGCTCAGGCGGACATGGGCGTGGACCAGATCTGGCTGGGCACGCACAACCGCCCGTCGGACGCGTTCACAGACGACGAGATCGCCTTCATTGCCTCACTTGACAGCTTTTACATGGCGTCGGTCTCCGAAACGGGTTGGCCATATGTTCAGCATCGTGGAGGAAAAATCGGCTTCCTCAAGGTGATCGACCGGCAGACAATGGCCTTCGCTGACTATCGGGGTAATCGTCAATACATCAGTGCCGGCAACCTTGCCGCCAACGATCGTGCCTGCCTGTTCCTGATGGATTATGTGCGGCGAGCCCGGCTCAAAATCTATGTGCATGTAGAGCGGCTGGCGCTTGATGCCGATCCGGAACTCACGGAATTGGTGTCCGACCAAACCTACAAGGGGAGGCCGGAACGGGTATTCAAGCTGCGGCTCGAGGCTTTTGACTGGAATTGCCCGCAGCATATAACGCCGCGCTACACGGAACAGCAGGTTGAGCAGGCAGTCGCTCCACTTCGTGAGCGGCTGCAGCGATTGGAAATCGAGAACGCGAACTTACGTGCACGGTTGGAGAACCCAGAGAGATGA